The following proteins are encoded in a genomic region of Poecilia reticulata strain Guanapo linkage group LG11, Guppy_female_1.0+MT, whole genome shotgun sequence:
- the LOC103472459 gene encoding zinc finger protein 516-like, with protein sequence METEEKEDVSQKQASSTKEVEEDAAACHTCGVCGRSFPLLSSLSQHMRRHTREKPYKCPYCEHRTAQKGSLKAHIRSHKLGLLSKNPGDNEEEDDQDQKDEPDVLDVPEVISTSDKAHHINGKVKKKVTKKKVKSKNGVEFGDGPFSCIICGQVFPQVLLLKSHIKLHHSSHDHGCRICGRRFRQAWFLQSHMRIHRVKAQLQGSKSNELPATINGTPQDPASLTNEECLYELCAGCGNFFKDRTTLRAHEKLHKLNPNPKSEDLMPSELQVDKKHFLELLSLKSVNSKEPPEVKFQGRRIQELDPVCSYQAWQLATRGRLVESSEKCLGWEERLADAEVAYDTEKGEYVPLKQEKKRKQTDSSNSSVKKKKGDTADDHALNSPNHGRSGDKKFFQKDRIILNGLGQAFYEALQTKKVRELSSKQSKNIRSQEHGDKKSYSCEYCDFQTVESSLLRSHLYSHRLGPCSKQSTTAGNISKSGSSRYMDYLRSRSVLLSQPYWNQYTYPPGQEFAEGSIKMENSSVIEMKEEVHIGGENFSLLNLSSSSVAVENSNDLVKTEGLVQHQCLYCSHTSNYPEVLWIHQRVTHRVDGSSSVAPKWAPCISILKSLKAGSSHWRRTGPPPFLEGKDCPALPTPRTQRTQPPGITAQTSSKVSTSKIQSSITRPKHHPKDSHSSDATHSRGKVVFQPQRKSGEHKRVVDSVSKASIAQVTSINSSVHTKSLSNFQTSSSPKHRGNRAAVEGVFPQEGLGFMLARNQSGTSSNTAADRTHSRRQSWDFSSGLKGPDLWAAMNMWGLHGGKAYLEQHLFAQGKSDSAGDTPKEMDLLSLLKSYSPHELAALYQHWGYVDPRLDPQATLQLNGSFGNEVHSSTESSKQKSSRSTPSSGSLHKGT encoded by the exons ATGGAGACGGAGGAGAAAGAGGATGTATCACAAAAACAAGCTTCAAGTACAAAAGAAGTGGAAGAAGATGCAGCAGCGTGCCACACATGTGGAGTGTGTGGTCGTAGTTTTCCTCtgctcagctctctctctcagcACATGAGAAGACACACACGGGAGAAGCCGTATAAGTGTCCCTACTGTGAACACCGGACAGCTCAGAAAGGCAGCCTGAAGGCTCACATCCGAAGCCATAAACTGGGCCTCCTCAGCAAAAACCCTGGAGACaatgaggaggaagatgatCAGGACCAGAAGGATGAGCCTGATGTTCTTGACGTCCCTGAAGTCATCAGCACATCTGACAAAGCTCATCACATCAATGGGAAGGTGAAGAAGAaagtaacaaagaaaaaagtcaaaagtaaaaatgggGTTGAGTTTGGAGACGGGCCGTTCTCCTGCATCATTTGCGGCCAAGTTTTCCCTCAGGTATTGCTCCTTAAATCCCACATTAAGCTGCACCACAGTTCCCACGATCACGGATGCCGCATTTGTGGACGACGCTTCCGCCAAGCATGGTTCCTCCAAAGCCACATGCGCATTCATCGGGTCAAAGCACAGCTTCAAGGCAGTAAAAGCAATGAGCTGCCTGCCACGATCAATGGGACTCCTCAGGACCCAGCGTCACTGACAAACGAAGAGTGCCTCTACGAGCTCTGCGCTGGCTGCGGTAACTTCTTCAAAGACCGCACCACATTGCGGGCTCACGAAAAGTTGCATAAACTGAACCCAAATCCAAAAAGTGAAGACCTGATGCCCTCTGAGTTGCAAGTTGATAAGAAGCACTTTTTGGAACTCCTGAGCCTCAAAAGTGTTAACTCTAAAGAACCACCTGAGGTAAAATTTCAGGGTAGAAGAATTCAAGAGCTAGACCCAGTTTGTAGTTACCAAGCCTGGCAGCTAGCTACAAGGGGACGACTAGTGGAGTCCTCTGAAAAATGTCTGGGCTGGGAGGAGAGGCTGGCTGATGCAGAAGTGGCATATGACACAGAGAAAGGAGAATACGTACCCCTGAAGCAGGAAAAGAAGAGGAAACAAACTGACAGCTCCAACTCTAGtgtcaagaagaagaagggtgATACAGCTGACGATCACGCACTGAACTCTCCGAATCACGGCAGAAGTGGAGACaaaaaatttttccaaaaagacCGTATCATTTTGAATGGTCTTGGTCAAGCGTTTTATGAGGCACTGCAGACAAAGAAGGTCAGAGAACTCTCATCTAAGCAGAGTAAGAACATCAGGAGCCAAGAGCACGGAG ATAAAAAGTCATACTCCTGTGAGTACTGTGATTTCCAAACTGTTGAGTCCTCGCTGCTCAGGTCCCACCTATACAGCCATCGCCTCGGCCCCTGCAGCAAACAGAGCACCACTGCTGGCAACATCAGTAAAAGTGGTTCTTCGAGATATATGGACTACCTCAGGAGCAGGAGTGTGTTGCTCAGTCAGCCATATTGGAATCAGTACACATATCCTCCTGGTCAAGAGTTTGCAGAGGGAAGCATTAAGATGGAAAACTCGAGTGTGATTGAGATGAAAGAGGAGGTACACATTGGTGGTGAAAATTTCAGTCTTCTTAATCTTTCTTCATCCTCTGTTGCTGTTGAAAATTCAAATGATCTGGTAAAAACTGAGGGCCTGGTGCAACATCAGTGTCTATACTGTTCGCACACTAGCAATTACCCAGAAGTCCTGTGGATTCATCAGCGTGTCACCCACAGGGTGGATGGCAGCAGCTCTGTAGCACCAAAGTGGGCACCCTGCATTAGCATTTTAAAGAGTTTGAAAGCGGGGTCTTCTCATTGGAGGCGCACAGGACCTCCACCGTTCCTTGAAGGCAAGGACTGCCCAGCTTTACCCACTCCACGAACACAGCGTACACAACCTCCGGGTATCACAGCCCAAACCAGCAGCAAGGTCTCAACCTCAAAAATCCAGTCAAGCATCACAAGGCCCAAGCATCACCCGAAGGATTCGCATTCCTCAGATGCAACACATTCTCGTGGGAAGGTTGTGTTCCAACCTCAAAGGAAGTCTGGTGAACATAAACGAGTCGTAGATAGTGTAAGTAAAGCCTCCATTGCCCAGGTTACTTCAATAAACAGTTCTGTGCACACCAAGAGTCTCTCAAACTTCCAGACTTCAAGCAGCCCCAAACACAGAGGCAACAGAGCTGCTGTGGAGGGTGTCTTCCCCCAGGAGGGTTTGGGGTTCATGTTAGCAAGAAATCAAAGTGGGACTTCTTCTaacacagcagcagacagaaCCCACTCCCGAAGGCAATCATGGGACTTTTCCTCTGGTCTTAAAGGCCCTGATCTTTGGGCAGCCATGAACATGTGGGGGCTACATGGTGGGAAAGCATATTTAGAACAACACCTTTTTGCTCAGGGAAAGAGTGACTCAGCAGGAGACACCCCTAAGGAGATGGACCTTTTAAGTCTTTTGAAGAGCTACAGTCCCCATGAGCTGGCAGCTCTTTATCAGCACTGGGGATATGTCGATCCAAGACTGGATCCACAag CAACACTGCAATTGAATGGAAGTTTTGGGAATGAAGTTCATTCTTCCACTGAATCTTCCAAACAG AAGAGCAGCCGCTCCACTCCATCTTCAGGATCTCTGCATAAAGGAACGTga